Proteins from one Cryptomeria japonica chromosome 4, Sugi_1.0, whole genome shotgun sequence genomic window:
- the LOC131074107 gene encoding probable disease resistance protein At4g33300 isoform X2, whose protein sequence is MYISSGYFGNVHFITVTQFPNLQGIIETMWEKIVGRKKPEFQNVEDARIQLKQQLFTQSKRTLMILDDVWSRAHLEELLFEAPGYKTVVTTRDSSTIPQNTCTRPYQLPLLGHEDALSLFCFSAFGQTSIPSAADANLVMQVQAECKGLPLALKVIGSSLNGEPHGTWLNAKNKLSQGQSISSYHKEGLFRCLETSIDSLDDVGRECFLDLALFPENKKVCADALLNIWVYIRKLKWQDAFIMLLELASKNLLNLISSPGRQATISYENASELYFSQHDVMRDLAIYLGSQDSIVHRKRLFMPKKELSLPAEWEMLKDRSFNAQVVSIHTGSMAENQWYEMDFPETEVLVIHFSASEYFLPPFLKTMKKLKSVMLCNLSSKRTTLKGLDVLSSLTQLRNVRLEKLDAPSVLEQSKVMQKLDKLSVSLCEGFGNISTFSNTNLQEFNLDHLSDLEEWPLDICRMPSAHIWSITNCHLVEKLPYDLGNLSSLRMLRLSALPGLKELPASIGKLEQLEFLDISLCEGLKELPEEIGQLQNLEEFDMRECSHLRRLPRSVCGLSSLKHVICDEKIGHQWLRVKASSIPNLRVEIVEPQFTLDWLDD, encoded by the exons ATGTACATTTCATCAG GTTATTTTGGGAATGTACATTTCATCACTGTTACACAATTTCCAAATCTGCAGGGAATTATAGAGACGATGTGGGAGAAGATCGTTGGAAGGAAGAAGCCTGAGTTTCAGAATGTAGAAGATGCACGCATACAGCTAAAGCAGCAGCTTTTTACTCAATCCAAGAGAACTCTGATGATATTGGACGATGTCTGGTCCAGGGCTCATTTGGAGGAATTACTATTTGAAGCGCCAGGGTACAAGACTGTTGTCACAACCAGAGACAGCTCTACGATTCCCCAAAACACCTGTACTCGACCGTATCAGTTGCCATTGTTGGGCCATGAGGACGCTCTCTCGCTTTTCTGCTTCTCAGCTTTTGGACAGACATCAATTCCAAGTGCCGCAGATGCAAATCTAGTCATGCAG GTGCAAGCTGAATGTAAGGGCTTACCCCTAGCTTTAAAGGTGATTGGGAGCTCTTTGAATGGGGAACCTCATGGGACCTGGTTGAACGCAAAGAACAAGCTTTCCCAGGGGCAGTCCATATCCAGTTATCACAAAGAAGGGCTTTTTAGATGCTTGGAGACCAGTATTGATTCCTTGGATGATGTTGGGAGGGAATGCTTCTTAGATTTAGCATTATTTCCAGAGAACAAAAAAGTCTGTGCTGATGCACTGCTGAACATTTGGGTTTATATTCGGAAGCTAAAGTGGCAAGATGCCTTTATCATGTTATTGGAACTTGCAAGCAAAAATCTCTTGAATTTAATCAGCAGCCCAGG AAGACAAGCAACAATCTCTTATGAAAATGCCTCTGAGCTGTACTTTTCTCAGCATGATGTAATGAGAGATTTGGCCATATATTTGGGAAGCCAGGACAGTATAGTCCATAGGAAGAGATTATTCATGCCCAAGAAGGAGCTGAGCTTGCCAGCAGAGTGGGAGATGCTTAAAGATAGATCATTTAATGCTCAAGTTGTCTCTATTCACACAG GCTCTATGGCTGAAAATCAGTGGTATGAGATGGATTTTCCAGAGACAGAGGTTCTAGTGATACATTTTTCTGCAAGCGAATACTTTCTACCACCGTTTCTTAAAACCATGAAAAAACTGAAATCTGTAATGTTGTGTAATTTGAGTTCAAAGAGGACCACACTAAAAGGTTTAGATGTCCTATCTTCACTCACTCAGCTCAGGAATGTTCGCTTGGAGAAGTTGGATGCGCCCTCTGTTTTAGAACAGAGCAAAGTTATGCAAAAATTAGATAAACTATCTGTTAGTTTATGTGAAGGGTTTGGAAATATTTCCACATTCAGCAACACCAACCTACAAGAATTTAACCTGGACCACCTCAGCGATTTGGAGGAATGGCCACTTGACATCTGTCGTATGCCCTCTGCTCACATATGGTCTATTACAAACTGCCATCTGGTTGAAAAGTTACCATATGATCTCGGAAATCTGAGCTCTTTAAGAATGTTACGATTATCAGCATTACCAGGCCTGAAAGAGCTGCCGGCATCAATTGGAAAACTTGAGCAGCTGGAATTTCTTGACATTTCACTGTGCGAAGGCTTGAAAGAACTTCCAGAGGAAATAGGTCAGCTCCAGAATTTGGAAGAGTTTGACATGAGAGAGTGCTCTCACTTGAGGAGGTTGCCTAGAAGTGTTTGTGGACTAAGCTCTCTGAAACATGTCATCTGTGATGAGAAGATTGGGCACCAGTGGCTGCGAGTTAAGGCCTCTTCTATCCCTAATCTTAGAGTTGAAATTGTGGAACCGCAATTTACTCTGGATTGGCTTGATGATTGA
- the LOC131074107 gene encoding probable disease resistance protein At4g33300 isoform X3 — protein sequence MIPVSKGIIETMWEKIVGRKKPEFQNVEDARIQLKQQLFTQSKRTLMILDDVWSRAHLEELLFEAPGYKTVVTTRDSSTIPQNTCTRPYQLPLLGHEDALSLFCFSAFGQTSIPSAADANLVMQVQAECKGLPLALKVIGSSLNGEPHGTWLNAKNKLSQGQSISSYHKEGLFRCLETSIDSLDDVGRECFLDLALFPENKKVCADALLNIWVYIRKLKWQDAFIMLLELASKNLLNLISSPGRQATISYENASELYFSQHDVMRDLAIYLGSQDSIVHRKRLFMPKKELSLPAEWEMLKDRSFNAQVVSIHTGSMAENQWYEMDFPETEVLVIHFSASEYFLPPFLKTMKKLKSVMLCNLSSKRTTLKGLDVLSSLTQLRNVRLEKLDAPSVLEQSKVMQKLDKLSVSLCEGFGNISTFSNTNLQEFNLDHLSDLEEWPLDICRMPSAHIWSITNCHLVEKLPYDLGNLSSLRMLRLSALPGLKELPASIGKLEQLEFLDISLCEGLKELPEEIGQLQNLEEFDMRECSHLRRLPRSVCGLSSLKHVICDEKIGHQWLRVKASSIPNLRVEIVEPQFTLDWLDD from the exons ATGATCCCCGTATCAAAG GGAATTATAGAGACGATGTGGGAGAAGATCGTTGGAAGGAAGAAGCCTGAGTTTCAGAATGTAGAAGATGCACGCATACAGCTAAAGCAGCAGCTTTTTACTCAATCCAAGAGAACTCTGATGATATTGGACGATGTCTGGTCCAGGGCTCATTTGGAGGAATTACTATTTGAAGCGCCAGGGTACAAGACTGTTGTCACAACCAGAGACAGCTCTACGATTCCCCAAAACACCTGTACTCGACCGTATCAGTTGCCATTGTTGGGCCATGAGGACGCTCTCTCGCTTTTCTGCTTCTCAGCTTTTGGACAGACATCAATTCCAAGTGCCGCAGATGCAAATCTAGTCATGCAG GTGCAAGCTGAATGTAAGGGCTTACCCCTAGCTTTAAAGGTGATTGGGAGCTCTTTGAATGGGGAACCTCATGGGACCTGGTTGAACGCAAAGAACAAGCTTTCCCAGGGGCAGTCCATATCCAGTTATCACAAAGAAGGGCTTTTTAGATGCTTGGAGACCAGTATTGATTCCTTGGATGATGTTGGGAGGGAATGCTTCTTAGATTTAGCATTATTTCCAGAGAACAAAAAAGTCTGTGCTGATGCACTGCTGAACATTTGGGTTTATATTCGGAAGCTAAAGTGGCAAGATGCCTTTATCATGTTATTGGAACTTGCAAGCAAAAATCTCTTGAATTTAATCAGCAGCCCAGG AAGACAAGCAACAATCTCTTATGAAAATGCCTCTGAGCTGTACTTTTCTCAGCATGATGTAATGAGAGATTTGGCCATATATTTGGGAAGCCAGGACAGTATAGTCCATAGGAAGAGATTATTCATGCCCAAGAAGGAGCTGAGCTTGCCAGCAGAGTGGGAGATGCTTAAAGATAGATCATTTAATGCTCAAGTTGTCTCTATTCACACAG GCTCTATGGCTGAAAATCAGTGGTATGAGATGGATTTTCCAGAGACAGAGGTTCTAGTGATACATTTTTCTGCAAGCGAATACTTTCTACCACCGTTTCTTAAAACCATGAAAAAACTGAAATCTGTAATGTTGTGTAATTTGAGTTCAAAGAGGACCACACTAAAAGGTTTAGATGTCCTATCTTCACTCACTCAGCTCAGGAATGTTCGCTTGGAGAAGTTGGATGCGCCCTCTGTTTTAGAACAGAGCAAAGTTATGCAAAAATTAGATAAACTATCTGTTAGTTTATGTGAAGGGTTTGGAAATATTTCCACATTCAGCAACACCAACCTACAAGAATTTAACCTGGACCACCTCAGCGATTTGGAGGAATGGCCACTTGACATCTGTCGTATGCCCTCTGCTCACATATGGTCTATTACAAACTGCCATCTGGTTGAAAAGTTACCATATGATCTCGGAAATCTGAGCTCTTTAAGAATGTTACGATTATCAGCATTACCAGGCCTGAAAGAGCTGCCGGCATCAATTGGAAAACTTGAGCAGCTGGAATTTCTTGACATTTCACTGTGCGAAGGCTTGAAAGAACTTCCAGAGGAAATAGGTCAGCTCCAGAATTTGGAAGAGTTTGACATGAGAGAGTGCTCTCACTTGAGGAGGTTGCCTAGAAGTGTTTGTGGACTAAGCTCTCTGAAACATGTCATCTGTGATGAGAAGATTGGGCACCAGTGGCTGCGAGTTAAGGCCTCTTCTATCCCTAATCTTAGAGTTGAAATTGTGGAACCGCAATTTACTCTGGATTGGCTTGATGATTGA
- the LOC131074107 gene encoding putative disease resistance protein At5g47280 isoform X1, translating into MSSIPDYMVLDARNLMAAMKDIYKELQPPDKSSTVNTMIQQQMSLGNLNQSTEFQEAYKWSNPGNFPVKSRFYAGLEKPVEDLKELLFQSEVSVVGVHCMGGGGKTTLASAICNDPRIKGYFGNVHFITVTQFPNLQGIIETMWEKIVGRKKPEFQNVEDARIQLKQQLFTQSKRTLMILDDVWSRAHLEELLFEAPGYKTVVTTRDSSTIPQNTCTRPYQLPLLGHEDALSLFCFSAFGQTSIPSAADANLVMQVQAECKGLPLALKVIGSSLNGEPHGTWLNAKNKLSQGQSISSYHKEGLFRCLETSIDSLDDVGRECFLDLALFPENKKVCADALLNIWVYIRKLKWQDAFIMLLELASKNLLNLISSPGRQATISYENASELYFSQHDVMRDLAIYLGSQDSIVHRKRLFMPKKELSLPAEWEMLKDRSFNAQVVSIHTGSMAENQWYEMDFPETEVLVIHFSASEYFLPPFLKTMKKLKSVMLCNLSSKRTTLKGLDVLSSLTQLRNVRLEKLDAPSVLEQSKVMQKLDKLSVSLCEGFGNISTFSNTNLQEFNLDHLSDLEEWPLDICRMPSAHIWSITNCHLVEKLPYDLGNLSSLRMLRLSALPGLKELPASIGKLEQLEFLDISLCEGLKELPEEIGQLQNLEEFDMRECSHLRRLPRSVCGLSSLKHVICDEKIGHQWLRVKASSIPNLRVEIVEPQFTLDWLDD; encoded by the exons ATGAGTTCTATCCCAGACTACATGGTGTTAGATGCTAGAAATCTTATGGCAGCCATGAAAGATATATATAAGGAATTGCAGCCACCAGATAAAAGTAGTACGGTGAATACCATGATTCAACAGCAAATGAGTTTAGGTAACCTGAATCAAAGTACTGAATTCCAAGAGGCTTACAAATGGTCTAATCCTGGTAATTTTCCTGTGAAATCTCGGTTTTATGCGGGATTGGAGAAGCCTGTTGAAGATTTGAAGGAGCTTTTATTCCAAAGCGAGGTGTCGGTCGTTGGAGTGCATTGTATGGGGGGTGGTGGGAAAACGACTTTGGCCTCGGCTATTTGTAATGATCCCCGTATCAAAG GTTATTTTGGGAATGTACATTTCATCACTGTTACACAATTTCCAAATCTGCAGGGAATTATAGAGACGATGTGGGAGAAGATCGTTGGAAGGAAGAAGCCTGAGTTTCAGAATGTAGAAGATGCACGCATACAGCTAAAGCAGCAGCTTTTTACTCAATCCAAGAGAACTCTGATGATATTGGACGATGTCTGGTCCAGGGCTCATTTGGAGGAATTACTATTTGAAGCGCCAGGGTACAAGACTGTTGTCACAACCAGAGACAGCTCTACGATTCCCCAAAACACCTGTACTCGACCGTATCAGTTGCCATTGTTGGGCCATGAGGACGCTCTCTCGCTTTTCTGCTTCTCAGCTTTTGGACAGACATCAATTCCAAGTGCCGCAGATGCAAATCTAGTCATGCAG GTGCAAGCTGAATGTAAGGGCTTACCCCTAGCTTTAAAGGTGATTGGGAGCTCTTTGAATGGGGAACCTCATGGGACCTGGTTGAACGCAAAGAACAAGCTTTCCCAGGGGCAGTCCATATCCAGTTATCACAAAGAAGGGCTTTTTAGATGCTTGGAGACCAGTATTGATTCCTTGGATGATGTTGGGAGGGAATGCTTCTTAGATTTAGCATTATTTCCAGAGAACAAAAAAGTCTGTGCTGATGCACTGCTGAACATTTGGGTTTATATTCGGAAGCTAAAGTGGCAAGATGCCTTTATCATGTTATTGGAACTTGCAAGCAAAAATCTCTTGAATTTAATCAGCAGCCCAGG AAGACAAGCAACAATCTCTTATGAAAATGCCTCTGAGCTGTACTTTTCTCAGCATGATGTAATGAGAGATTTGGCCATATATTTGGGAAGCCAGGACAGTATAGTCCATAGGAAGAGATTATTCATGCCCAAGAAGGAGCTGAGCTTGCCAGCAGAGTGGGAGATGCTTAAAGATAGATCATTTAATGCTCAAGTTGTCTCTATTCACACAG GCTCTATGGCTGAAAATCAGTGGTATGAGATGGATTTTCCAGAGACAGAGGTTCTAGTGATACATTTTTCTGCAAGCGAATACTTTCTACCACCGTTTCTTAAAACCATGAAAAAACTGAAATCTGTAATGTTGTGTAATTTGAGTTCAAAGAGGACCACACTAAAAGGTTTAGATGTCCTATCTTCACTCACTCAGCTCAGGAATGTTCGCTTGGAGAAGTTGGATGCGCCCTCTGTTTTAGAACAGAGCAAAGTTATGCAAAAATTAGATAAACTATCTGTTAGTTTATGTGAAGGGTTTGGAAATATTTCCACATTCAGCAACACCAACCTACAAGAATTTAACCTGGACCACCTCAGCGATTTGGAGGAATGGCCACTTGACATCTGTCGTATGCCCTCTGCTCACATATGGTCTATTACAAACTGCCATCTGGTTGAAAAGTTACCATATGATCTCGGAAATCTGAGCTCTTTAAGAATGTTACGATTATCAGCATTACCAGGCCTGAAAGAGCTGCCGGCATCAATTGGAAAACTTGAGCAGCTGGAATTTCTTGACATTTCACTGTGCGAAGGCTTGAAAGAACTTCCAGAGGAAATAGGTCAGCTCCAGAATTTGGAAGAGTTTGACATGAGAGAGTGCTCTCACTTGAGGAGGTTGCCTAGAAGTGTTTGTGGACTAAGCTCTCTGAAACATGTCATCTGTGATGAGAAGATTGGGCACCAGTGGCTGCGAGTTAAGGCCTCTTCTATCCCTAATCTTAGAGTTGAAATTGTGGAACCGCAATTTACTCTGGATTGGCTTGATGATTGA
- the LOC131074107 gene encoding probable disease resistance protein At4g33300 isoform X4 produces MWEKIVGRKKPEFQNVEDARIQLKQQLFTQSKRTLMILDDVWSRAHLEELLFEAPGYKTVVTTRDSSTIPQNTCTRPYQLPLLGHEDALSLFCFSAFGQTSIPSAADANLVMQVQAECKGLPLALKVIGSSLNGEPHGTWLNAKNKLSQGQSISSYHKEGLFRCLETSIDSLDDVGRECFLDLALFPENKKVCADALLNIWVYIRKLKWQDAFIMLLELASKNLLNLISSPGRQATISYENASELYFSQHDVMRDLAIYLGSQDSIVHRKRLFMPKKELSLPAEWEMLKDRSFNAQVVSIHTGSMAENQWYEMDFPETEVLVIHFSASEYFLPPFLKTMKKLKSVMLCNLSSKRTTLKGLDVLSSLTQLRNVRLEKLDAPSVLEQSKVMQKLDKLSVSLCEGFGNISTFSNTNLQEFNLDHLSDLEEWPLDICRMPSAHIWSITNCHLVEKLPYDLGNLSSLRMLRLSALPGLKELPASIGKLEQLEFLDISLCEGLKELPEEIGQLQNLEEFDMRECSHLRRLPRSVCGLSSLKHVICDEKIGHQWLRVKASSIPNLRVEIVEPQFTLDWLDD; encoded by the exons ATGTGGGAGAAGATCGTTGGAAGGAAGAAGCCTGAGTTTCAGAATGTAGAAGATGCACGCATACAGCTAAAGCAGCAGCTTTTTACTCAATCCAAGAGAACTCTGATGATATTGGACGATGTCTGGTCCAGGGCTCATTTGGAGGAATTACTATTTGAAGCGCCAGGGTACAAGACTGTTGTCACAACCAGAGACAGCTCTACGATTCCCCAAAACACCTGTACTCGACCGTATCAGTTGCCATTGTTGGGCCATGAGGACGCTCTCTCGCTTTTCTGCTTCTCAGCTTTTGGACAGACATCAATTCCAAGTGCCGCAGATGCAAATCTAGTCATGCAG GTGCAAGCTGAATGTAAGGGCTTACCCCTAGCTTTAAAGGTGATTGGGAGCTCTTTGAATGGGGAACCTCATGGGACCTGGTTGAACGCAAAGAACAAGCTTTCCCAGGGGCAGTCCATATCCAGTTATCACAAAGAAGGGCTTTTTAGATGCTTGGAGACCAGTATTGATTCCTTGGATGATGTTGGGAGGGAATGCTTCTTAGATTTAGCATTATTTCCAGAGAACAAAAAAGTCTGTGCTGATGCACTGCTGAACATTTGGGTTTATATTCGGAAGCTAAAGTGGCAAGATGCCTTTATCATGTTATTGGAACTTGCAAGCAAAAATCTCTTGAATTTAATCAGCAGCCCAGG AAGACAAGCAACAATCTCTTATGAAAATGCCTCTGAGCTGTACTTTTCTCAGCATGATGTAATGAGAGATTTGGCCATATATTTGGGAAGCCAGGACAGTATAGTCCATAGGAAGAGATTATTCATGCCCAAGAAGGAGCTGAGCTTGCCAGCAGAGTGGGAGATGCTTAAAGATAGATCATTTAATGCTCAAGTTGTCTCTATTCACACAG GCTCTATGGCTGAAAATCAGTGGTATGAGATGGATTTTCCAGAGACAGAGGTTCTAGTGATACATTTTTCTGCAAGCGAATACTTTCTACCACCGTTTCTTAAAACCATGAAAAAACTGAAATCTGTAATGTTGTGTAATTTGAGTTCAAAGAGGACCACACTAAAAGGTTTAGATGTCCTATCTTCACTCACTCAGCTCAGGAATGTTCGCTTGGAGAAGTTGGATGCGCCCTCTGTTTTAGAACAGAGCAAAGTTATGCAAAAATTAGATAAACTATCTGTTAGTTTATGTGAAGGGTTTGGAAATATTTCCACATTCAGCAACACCAACCTACAAGAATTTAACCTGGACCACCTCAGCGATTTGGAGGAATGGCCACTTGACATCTGTCGTATGCCCTCTGCTCACATATGGTCTATTACAAACTGCCATCTGGTTGAAAAGTTACCATATGATCTCGGAAATCTGAGCTCTTTAAGAATGTTACGATTATCAGCATTACCAGGCCTGAAAGAGCTGCCGGCATCAATTGGAAAACTTGAGCAGCTGGAATTTCTTGACATTTCACTGTGCGAAGGCTTGAAAGAACTTCCAGAGGAAATAGGTCAGCTCCAGAATTTGGAAGAGTTTGACATGAGAGAGTGCTCTCACTTGAGGAGGTTGCCTAGAAGTGTTTGTGGACTAAGCTCTCTGAAACATGTCATCTGTGATGAGAAGATTGGGCACCAGTGGCTGCGAGTTAAGGCCTCTTCTATCCCTAATCTTAGAGTTGAAATTGTGGAACCGCAATTTACTCTGGATTGGCTTGATGATTGA